The genomic region GCCTATTAAAGGTTATTGGTAAGAGGCTCGGCGTTTTTGATGTTCCGAATATCATCGATGTCATGATTTACGGCAATCATGAAATCGTAAAGCAAGCCCTAGGTAATACGGTGATTGTTGAGAGGGCTTTAGTCCCTGGTTTACTATCTCGTGCAATCCTCATAGGCGGTATTCCCTATGCGTCGATTGAGGACCTCGTTGTGTCGGTTACCGTTAATAAAGACATGCCGTGGTACGTGGGTATTATCAGGGAATTAATGGCAAATCCTAATGTTAAGAATAGCCTAAGGTGGGAGTGGATTAATGAGGTACTCAATAGGTTTGGTGTTGCGGAGCTCTTTAATAAAATCATTTCGCAGTAGGTTCATAGATACATGCTGGGTCCGAACCGAGTGGGTCACCCAGTTCAGTGTACGCCCTTGCCCTTGACCCACCGCATATGTTCCTAAACTCACACGTGCCGCACTTACCGTTAAACCTAGCCTCCCTTATAGTTCTCAATATTGGGTGCTCCCTATATACCTTGACTATGTTGTCCTTCCTCACATTACCAAGTGTGAGTGGTAGAAAGCCGCTTGGGTATATCGACCCATCACTTGCCACGAATATTATACCGTAGCCATCCCTAGTCGGTGTGAAACTAGGCGGCTTTGCATTGCTTGGTGGGTCGCCCATTAACTCCCTGAGCTGCTTCGTTAATTCCCAGTATAGTTTACCACCCTCATACTTAATGCCGGAACCCCTCTGCATAATGATCCTCCTGAAGAATGGCGCCTCCACAGTCCTTATTGGTAACCCGTACAGCGATGCTTCATATAGGAATTGAACAACATCCTCAGTCTCCCACGGATCCAGGGGCTCAAGCTCCATGCCCCTACCCACACGTATTAGGAAGAAGACCTCCCACGCATTAGCCCCACTATCCCTAACGATCTTAAATACCTGTGGTAATTCATGGACGTTAAGCCTCATGACGGCAGTATTGACTTGGAACTCAATACCATAACTCCTCAGCTTATTGAACACCTCCAGCGTTGTCCTGAAGACATCAATCCTCTCCAGCGCCGTCCTTCTAATGTAATTATGAGTCTCCGGCTTAGCCCCGTCTAGGCTTATTGATATGGAACTCACGCGACCCTTTAATTCCCTGAGT from Vulcanisaeta distributa DSM 14429 harbors:
- a CDS encoding TIGR04053 family radical SAM/SPASM domain-containing protein, whose protein sequence is MHRWPLEEKPLLVFYETTKACPLACRHCRANALLKPLPTELSTEEAKRFIEDLTGFGRPYPILILTGGDPLTRDDTLELIDHARSFGIPVALSPAVSTKLLNDDILRELKGRVSSISISLDGAKPETHNYIRRTALERIDVFRTTLEVFNKLRSYGIEFQVNTAVMRLNVHELPQVFKIVRDSGANAWEVFFLIRVGRGMELEPLDPWETEDVVQFLYEASLYGLPIRTVEAPFFRRIIMQRGSGIKYEGGKLYWELTKQLRELMGDPPSNAKPPSFTPTRDGYGIIFVASDGSIYPSGFLPLTLGNVRKDNIVKVYREHPILRTIREARFNGKCGTCEFRNICGGSRARAYTELGDPLGSDPACIYEPTAK